The following proteins are co-located in the Telopea speciosissima isolate NSW1024214 ecotype Mountain lineage chromosome 9, Tspe_v1, whole genome shotgun sequence genome:
- the LOC122640302 gene encoding soluble starch synthase 3, chloroplastic/amyloplastic-like, translating to MLGAVRSDETEENGRINGIEDDVTETPTPERFAKSKEDEVDGSLLISKHLDVVRSETEDEAEGTRLTRKYLDVIKNDSEEIGTLAEIDEHIAKTEKEKSELLYRREISLHHEPEMDESSVKKLELDADMRRLRVLGNLAEENFSRGYKMFVYPQVVSPGQDIELLLNRSLSALKDEPNILIMGAFNDWRWKHFTVKLNKTNLNGDWWSCQLYVPKEAYMINFVFFNGGDVYDNNDDKDYFKHVEGGMDVKAFEGFLLEEKRRELERLAAEQAERERQAQEEKRKEAERAAREADKAQAKMEVENRREALRQLMKNAVRSIDWHIEPNEFKGGDLVRLYYNKDSGPLVHANELWIHGGHNNWNDGVSIIGTLIHSKRKDADWWYVDVVVPDRALILDWVIADGLPNNAYVYDNNHSQDFHAIVPKGIPDELYWFEEENRIYNKLQEERRLKEEAIRVKAERTAHMKSEIKSRTIQKFLLSQKHIVYTEPVDVQAGSTVTVFYDPSNTVLKGKPEVWFRGSFNHWTHRNGPLEPQKMLPTDDGSVVKATVKVPLDAHIMDFVFSESEEGWIYDNKNGMDYHIPVFGGVAKDSPMHIVHVAVEMAPIAKVGGLGDVVTSLSRAVQDLGHNVDIILPKYDCLNLSNVKDFQFSWSYHWSGTEIKVWFGKVEGLSVYFLEPQNGLFWTGCVYGCSNDTERFGFFCHAALEFLLQSGWTPDILHCHDWSSAPVAWLFKDHYMNYGLSKARVVFTIHNLEFGADFIGKAMAYSDKATTVSDTYSKEVSGNSVIAPHLHKFHGILNGIDPDIWDPYNDKFIPISYTSENVEEGKRAAKEALQQKLGLKRAEVPLVGIITRLTVQKGIDLIKYAISRTLERNGQVVLLGSAPDPRIQNEFVNLANHLHSTRGDHACLCLTYDEPLSHLIYAGADFILVPSIFEPCGLTQLTAMRYGSIPVVRKTGGLYDTVFDVDHDSERAQAQSLEVNGFSFDVADNAGLDYALNRAISTWYDDRDRFNSLCKTVMEQDWSWNRPALDYMELYHTACK from the exons ATGTTGGGTGCAGTGAGAAGTGATGAAACAGAGGAAAATGGAAGAATTAATGGAATAGAAGATGATGTAACTGAGACCCCAACTCCAGAAAGATTTGCCAAGAGTAAAGAGGATGAGGTAGATGGATCACTGCTTATAAGCAAGCATTTGGATGTGGTTAGGAGCGAAACTGAAGATGAAGCTGAAGGAACTAGATTGACAAGAAAGTACTTGGATGTGATTAAGAACGACAGTGAGGAAATTGGAACTCTTGCTGAAATAGATGAGCATATAGCAAAAACTGAAAAGGAAAAATCTGAATTGCTTTATCGCCGTGAGATTTCATTGCATCATGAGCCAGAGATGGACGAATCTTCAGTTAAAAAGTTGGAGCTGGATGCTGATATGCGCAGGCTGCGGGTGCTTGGGAATCTAGCCGAGGAGAACTTTTCAAGAGGGTATAAGATGTTTGTTTATCCTCAGGTAGTGAGCCCTGGTCAAGATATTGAATTGCTCCTAAATCGAAGTCTCTCCGCTTTAAAAGATGAACCAAATATTCTGATCATGGGAGCCTTTAATGATTGGAGATGGAAACATTTCACAGTAAAGTTGAATAAAACTAATCTTAATGGAGATTGGTGGTCTTGCCAGCTTTACGTTCCTAAGGAGGCATACATGATTAATTTTGTGTTCTTCAATGGGGGAGATGTTTATGATAATAATGATGATAAAGATTATTTTAAACATGTGGAAGGTGGaatggatgtcaaggcttttgaAGGTTTCTTgcttgaagagaaaagaagggagCTTGAAAGACTTGCTGCAGAgcaagctgagagggaaagacaagCACAAGAGGAGAAGCGAAAGGAAGCAGAAAGGGCTGCAAGAGAAGCTGATAAGGCACAAGCTAAGATGGAGGTTGAAAATAGACGGGAAGCTTTACGTCAGTTAATGAAGAATGCTGTAAGATCTATTGATTGGCATATAGAGCCTAATGAGTTTAAAGGTGGAGACTTGGTCAGATTATATTACAACAAGGACTCGGGTCCTCTTGTTCATGCTAACGAACTTTGGATCCATGGGGGGCACAATAATTGGAATGATGGGGTGTCCATCATTGGAACACTTATCCACTCTAAGCGAAAGGATGCTGATTGGTGGTATGTTGATG TTGTTGTACCTGATCGAGCGCTCATCTTGGATTGGGTTATTGCTGATGGACTTCCCAATAATGCCTACGTGTATGATAACAACCACTCTCAAGATTTTCATGCTATTGTCCCAAAGGGCATACCTGATGAATTGTATTGGTTTGAAGAAGAGAACCGGATATATAACAAACTTCAGGAGGAGAGAAGGTTAAAAGAAGAGGCAATACGTGTTAAG GCTGAAAGAACAGCGCACATGAAATCTGAAATAAAGTCAAGAACTATACAAAAGTTCTTGTTGTCTCAAAAGCATATAGTGTACACTGAGCCAGTTGATGTCCAAGCAGGAAGTACTGTGACAGTTTTTTATGATCCTTCAAACACAGTTCTGAAAGGAAAACCTGAAGTTTGGTTTAGAGGCTCATTCAACCATTGGACCCACCGTAATGGTCCATTAGAACCTCAAAAAATGTTGCCTACTGATGATGGTTCAGTTGTCAAAGCCACTG TTAAGGTTCCATTGGATGCACACATTATGGACTTTGTTTTCTCTGAGAGTGAAGAGGGTTGGATTTATGACAACAAAAATGGGATGGACTATCATATACCTGTCTTTGGAGGAGTTGCAAAGGATTCACCAATGCATATTGTGCATGTGGCTGTTGAAATGGCCCCAATTGCAAAG GTGGGAGGCCTTGGAGATGTTGTCACTAGCCTTTCTCGTGCTGTTCAAGATTTAGGCCACAATGTTGACATAATTCTACCAAAGTATGACTGTTTGAACCTTAGCAAT GTAAAGGATTTTCAATTCAGTTGGAGCTATCATTGGAGTGGAACTGAAATAAAAGTTTGGTTTGGAAAAGTAGAAGGCCTATCTGTCTACTTTTTGGAGCCTCAAAATGG ACTTTTTTGGACAGGTTGTGTATATGGTTGTAGTAATGATACGGAaaggtttggttttttttgccATGCGGCTCTTGAGTTTCTCCTCCAAAGTGGATGGACTCCT GATATTTTACATTGTCATGATTGGTCTAGTGCACCTGTTGCATGGTTATTTAAGGATCATTATATGAATTACGGTCTCAGTAAAGCTCGTGTTGTCTTCACCATTCATAACCTCGAATTTGGAGCTGACTTCATTGGAAAAGCAATGGCTTACTCAGATAAGGCTACAACT GTATCCGACACTTATTCAAAAGAGGTTTCAGGAAATTCAGTGATTGCCCCTCACCTCCATAAATTCCATGGTATTTTAAATGGAATTGATCCCGATATCTGGGATCCGTACAATGATAAATTTATTCCT ATATCTTACACCTCAGAAAATGTGGAAGAAGGTAAAAGGGCTGCAAAGGAAGCCTTACAGCAAAAGCTTGGTCTGAAGAGAGCAGAAGTTCCTTTAGTAGGAATCATCACTCGCTTAACTGTTCAGAAAGGAATTGATCTTATCAAGTATGCAATCTCGCGCACACTTGAGCGCAATGGACAG GTTGTATTGCTAGGTTCAGCTCCAGACCCTAGAATACAAAATGAATTTGTCAACCTGGCAAATCATTTGCACTCTACACGTGGCGACCATGCGTGTCTTTGTTTGACCTACGATGAACCTCTTTCACACTTG ATATATGCAGGTGCTGATTTCATTTTAGTCCCCTCAATTTTTGAGCCTTGTGGACTGACACAACTTACAGCAATGCGATATGGTTCAATACCTGTTGTTCGTAAAACAGGAG GGCTATATGATACCGTATTTGATGTTGACCATGATAGTGAGAGAGCTCAAGCACAGAGTCTTGAAGTAAATGGATTTAGTTTTGATGTAGCTGACAATGCCGGTTTAGATTATGCTCTCAATAG AGCAATCTCTACCTGGTACGATGATCGAGATCGATTTAACTCATTATGCAAGACAGTGATGGAACAAGACTGGTCCTGGAATCGACCTGCACTAGACTACATGGAACTCTACCACACAGCTTGCAAATGA
- the LOC122640083 gene encoding uncharacterized protein LOC122640083, whose protein sequence is MAGRYNFFNAGSGVRSIRGEEFEEEDVWSVAMDINNFTGKVRKPKLEKSSVSSSPTVRRLPSASRMIPKTNNSSESQEAKVMQQYSAPVNIPDWSKIYRKNPKKEADDSFGYGGSTVRYGGGFEGINGDSDDANDDHEDLIPPHEWIAKKLAMTQISSFSVCEGVGRTLKGRDLSKVRDAVLTRTGFIE, encoded by the coding sequence ATGGCAGGTAGGTATAACTTTTTCAACGCTGGTAGCGGTGTGAGATCAATCAGAGGcgaagaatttgaagaagaagatgtttgGTCGGTTGCTATGGACATAAACAACTTTACTGGCAAGGTTAGAAAACCCAAACTGGAAAAGTCCTCTGTTTCTTCTAGTCCAACTGTAAGACGCCTACCAAGTGCTTCAAGAATGATCCCAAAGACTAACAATTCATCGGAGTCTCAGGAGGCCAAGGTTATGCAGCAATATTCAGCACCTGTGAACATACCAGACTGGTCTAAAATCTATCGGAAGAATCCAAAGAAGGAAGCCGATGATAGCTTTGGGTATGGTGGATCTACTGTACGTTATGGTGGGGGATTTGAAGGAATTAATGGTGATAGTGATGATGCTAATGATGATCATGAAGATCTTATCCCACCCCATGAATGGATAGCTAAGAAGCTGGCAATGACTcagatttcttctttctctgtgTGTGAAGGTGTTGGGAGGACACTGAAAGGGAGAGATCTCAGCAAAGTAAGGGATGCTGTTCTTACCCGAACTGGCTTCATAGAATAA